The Lutibacter sp. A64 genome segment GTATTGAATGTTAAACTCAGTTCTGTCAATTTTAAAAGTAGCTCCTGTTAATTTCACTCCAGTTTCAGTAGTGGTTAAACTTGCAGGAAACTCAATACTTTTAGTAATTCCTTTAATTGTTAAATCTCCTTTAACTAAAGTAGCTTCACCTTCAGTAACTTCTGTAATTACAAATGTTGCTGTTGGGTTATTTGCTACATCAAAAAAGTCTTTACTTTCTAGATGACTTTTTAATTTTCCGTTAGAATCTTCTTCTGCTGGAATATCTAAAACTGTAATTGAACTCATATCAAACACAAAATCACCTCCAATTAATTTTCCTTCATTTA includes the following:
- a CDS encoding YceI family protein, which produces MKKHIVSILVLSILFISCKEKAKEEKTETAPKAAIEQVADANYTANTETSVLNWKGFKPTGMHNGTVAIKTGSLKVNEGKLIGGDFVFDMSSITVLDIPAEEDSNGKLKSHLESKDFFDVANNPTATFVITEVTEGEATLVKGDLTIKGITKSIEFPASLTTTETGVKLTGATFKIDRTEFNIQYKSQKFFDNLKDKFINDEFEISFEVNASK